From Bosea sp. NBC_00550, the proteins below share one genomic window:
- a CDS encoding polysaccharide lyase: protein MSRLSFRAARGCAAVICAVAAILAAPAGSAQPETTPDNASILLHDGFDQTGFAPEGGLFYKQNFEQRAGRVVFGDSAPLRGTGALSLTATGACLPQTIGCSERAEVWERPEVLVPYRSTVWYGLALRLDDPLPQDDRRYVIAQWKREIVPMAEGDYSPFLAIRLYRESLGITVETDRVPSYPIGGPERRDGCRHGEALVLDRPQARQTRALVAIEAGAVRENYPSYFNACAPDIQVTHHADLPPAQKGWIDFVIRSQPGPRGNGHVDVMADGVRIVTIRGHIGHSGPGLDTNQYFKFGPYRAPAHLPWSVSYDDFRRGPRCSDVIRLGQCPLE, encoded by the coding sequence GTGAGCCGTCTATCGTTCCGCGCGGCCCGTGGCTGCGCCGCCGTCATCTGCGCCGTCGCCGCGATCCTTGCCGCGCCCGCCGGCTCTGCACAGCCGGAGACCACGCCCGACAACGCCTCCATCCTGCTGCATGACGGCTTCGACCAAACCGGTTTCGCGCCCGAAGGCGGGCTTTTCTACAAGCAGAACTTCGAGCAGCGCGCGGGCCGGGTCGTTTTCGGAGATTCCGCGCCCCTTCGCGGCACGGGCGCCTTGAGTCTCACGGCGACGGGGGCTTGCCTGCCCCAGACCATTGGTTGCAGCGAGCGGGCCGAGGTCTGGGAACGCCCCGAGGTTCTGGTCCCCTATCGCAGCACGGTCTGGTACGGACTTGCGCTACGCCTCGACGACCCGCTGCCGCAGGATGATCGCAGATATGTGATCGCGCAGTGGAAGCGCGAGATCGTTCCGATGGCAGAGGGCGATTATTCGCCGTTCCTTGCGATCAGGCTCTACCGGGAGAGCCTCGGCATCACCGTCGAGACGGACCGCGTGCCCTCTTATCCGATCGGAGGCCCGGAAAGACGGGATGGCTGCCGCCACGGCGAAGCGCTCGTGCTGGACCGCCCGCAGGCCCGTCAGACACGCGCTCTGGTGGCGATAGAAGCCGGCGCGGTGCGGGAGAATTATCCCAGCTATTTCAACGCCTGCGCGCCGGACATCCAGGTCACGCACCATGCCGATCTACCTCCCGCGCAGAAGGGTTGGATCGATTTCGTCATCCGCTCGCAGCCTGGCCCTCGAGGGAATGGACATGTCGACGTCATGGCGGACGGCGTGCGGATCGTGACGATACGCGGACATATCGGCCATAGCGGCCCCGGCCTCGATACGAACCAGTACTTCAAGTTCGGTCCCTATCGTGCGCCGGCACACTTGCCTTGGAGCGTCAGCTACGACGACTTCCGTCGCGGACCCCGTTGCAGCGATGTCATCCGCCTCGGGCAATGCCCGCTCGAATGA
- a CDS encoding ABC transporter permease — protein MFRYILKRILIMIPTLLVTSALIFTVINLPEGDYFETLAAEMQAQGEKADMSRIEFLKQEYGFDRPPVERYFRWVTGLLQGDMGYSFEYQRPVREIVGDRLLLTMLVSFATIIFTWVVAFPIGIYSATHQYSWGDYGLTFIGLIGLAVPHFLLALVFMYFANVWFGTSIGGLVDPHYLNQPMSWAKLRSVLEHLWIPVIIIGAGGTAGMIRALRANLLDELQKQYYVTARAKGLPPGKALRKYPLRMSLNFFISDIGDILPSIVSGAEVVAIVLSLQTTGPLLIRALQSQDMYLAGSFLMFLSFLTVIGVLISDIALAILDPRIRLQGTATK, from the coding sequence CTGTTTCGCTACATCCTCAAGCGCATCCTGATCATGATCCCGACGCTGCTGGTCACCAGCGCGCTGATCTTCACTGTGATCAACCTGCCCGAGGGCGACTATTTCGAGACCCTCGCGGCCGAGATGCAGGCCCAGGGCGAAAAGGCCGATATGAGCCGCATCGAGTTCCTGAAACAGGAATACGGCTTCGACCGGCCCCCCGTCGAACGCTATTTCCGCTGGGTCACGGGCCTGCTCCAGGGCGATATGGGTTATTCCTTCGAGTATCAGCGGCCGGTCAGGGAGATCGTCGGCGATCGCCTGCTGCTGACGATGCTGGTCTCCTTCGCCACGATCATCTTCACCTGGGTCGTGGCATTCCCGATCGGCATCTACTCGGCCACGCATCAATATAGCTGGGGCGATTACGGGCTGACCTTCATCGGGCTCATCGGCCTCGCGGTGCCGCATTTCCTGCTGGCGCTGGTCTTCATGTATTTCGCCAATGTCTGGTTCGGCACCTCGATCGGCGGGCTCGTCGACCCCCACTACCTCAACCAGCCGATGAGCTGGGCCAAGCTCAGATCCGTGCTGGAGCACCTCTGGATCCCGGTCATCATCATCGGCGCCGGCGGCACCGCCGGCATGATCCGGGCGCTGCGCGCCAACCTGCTCGACGAGTTGCAGAAGCAGTACTACGTCACCGCCCGCGCCAAGGGCCTGCCGCCCGGCAAGGCGCTGCGGAAATATCCGCTGCGCATGTCGCTCAACTTCTTCATCTCGGACATCGGCGACATCCTGCCCTCGATCGTCTCTGGCGCCGAGGTCGTCGCCATCGTGCTGTCACTGCAGACCACCGGCCCGCTGCTGATCAGGGCGCTGCAAAGCCAGGACATGTATCTCGCCGGCTCCTTCCTGATGTTCCTGTCCTTCCTGACCGTGATCGGCGTGCTGATCTCAGATATCGCGCTCGCCATCCTCGATCCGCGAATCCGCCTGCAGGGGACTGCGACCAAGTGA
- a CDS encoding ABC transporter transmembrane domain-containing protein produces MESNLFRYIWQKSRGEQIIVLLIIVVSIPFNWASFDVPKRIVNDAIQGGAFRNGKTTATFMEFTLHLPSWLGGASYKISEGFQVGQVGLLMGLSSYFLLLVLINGAFKYIVNVRKGILGERMLRRMRYDLFSQLMRFRPEEIRAVKPAEIASMIKDEVEPIGGFVGDAFIQPVFLLSQALTALAFIMAQSFWLGSIALLIVLAQAIIIPILRREQLRLGRERQIASRQLAGRIGEIVDAGPMIQGHGATAYVQSDIAGRLGRLFDIRYALYKRKFAVKFLNNLLAQVTPFFFYAIGGYFALQGRLDIGQLVAVIAAYRDLPPPIKELIDWDQQRNDVTIKYDQVISQFNSDDTLVLDEANGCSPLPPKGEIRLEAVQMLDNRSQPLLTPLSFSLQRPGIVAVIGPHGGGRDMLGRILGRQATNYTGRVVIDGELLADMSVERASHLIGYSGDEAEVIAGTMRDNILLPLRRRRPNLKSEGPVSTEEHRRFVEAVRSGNSPFPFEADWTDYEGVGVADAAELAARVRELLDVFGCTRDVFELGLGGKVMPPVSEQATERIITARRVVAAELERIKLGGLIEPFVLDRYNRNASIAENLIFGTRTSARFDNATLLFEPYAHSILKAEALVEPLAEMGGRIVATVVEIFAGLPQGHALFERYSFGENFDFERLNELADILAKHDMRSPLDQETERDLVALALGYIEPKHRLNQIDERLERRILRARESFRKHLPADAAADVDFYAPDKVMLGASVRDNLMFGRIGYGIPDAGRKVAEIVLQALERSGLGEALYRLGLDTESGIRGRYLPTRLLHAIPLVQALVKAPQIAVLDISALLAISDEPEKIVARLRSYCAGMTLFLLLGDATLVEDVPMQVVFHGATGTVEAGGAPEAANDADDLASRFADARRMEARS; encoded by the coding sequence TTGGAATCCAACCTCTTCCGTTATATCTGGCAGAAGAGTCGCGGCGAGCAGATCATCGTCCTGCTGATCATCGTTGTCTCGATCCCCTTCAACTGGGCCTCGTTCGACGTCCCCAAGCGGATCGTCAACGACGCCATCCAGGGCGGGGCTTTCAGGAACGGCAAGACGACGGCCACCTTCATGGAGTTCACCCTCCATCTGCCATCGTGGCTGGGCGGCGCGAGCTACAAGATATCCGAGGGCTTCCAGGTCGGTCAGGTCGGGCTTCTCATGGGGCTCTCCAGCTATTTCCTGCTGCTGGTCCTGATCAACGGCGCCTTCAAATACATCGTCAACGTCCGCAAGGGCATCCTCGGCGAACGCATGCTGCGGCGCATGCGCTACGACCTGTTCAGCCAGCTGATGCGCTTCCGCCCTGAGGAGATCCGGGCCGTCAAGCCGGCCGAGATCGCCAGCATGATCAAGGACGAGGTCGAGCCGATTGGCGGCTTCGTCGGCGACGCCTTCATCCAGCCGGTCTTCCTGCTCAGCCAGGCCTTGACCGCCCTTGCCTTCATCATGGCGCAGAGCTTCTGGCTGGGGTCGATCGCGCTGCTGATCGTGCTGGCGCAGGCGATCATCATCCCGATTCTGCGCCGGGAGCAGCTACGGCTGGGCCGCGAGCGCCAGATCGCCTCGCGCCAGCTCGCAGGCAGGATCGGCGAGATCGTCGATGCCGGGCCGATGATCCAGGGGCATGGCGCGACAGCCTATGTCCAGTCCGACATCGCGGGGCGGCTTGGGCGCCTCTTCGACATCCGCTACGCGCTCTACAAGCGCAAATTCGCGGTCAAGTTCCTGAACAATCTGCTGGCTCAGGTCACGCCGTTCTTCTTCTATGCGATCGGCGGCTATTTCGCGCTGCAGGGGCGCCTCGACATCGGCCAGCTCGTGGCGGTGATCGCGGCCTATCGGGACCTGCCGCCGCCGATCAAGGAGCTGATCGACTGGGACCAGCAGCGCAACGACGTGACGATCAAGTACGATCAGGTCATCTCCCAGTTCAACAGTGACGACACGCTCGTCCTCGACGAGGCAAATGGCTGCTCGCCCCTGCCGCCCAAGGGCGAGATCCGGCTGGAAGCCGTGCAGATGCTGGACAATCGCAGCCAGCCGCTGCTCACGCCGCTTTCGTTCAGCCTGCAGCGCCCGGGCATCGTCGCGGTCATCGGGCCGCATGGCGGCGGCCGGGACATGCTCGGCCGTATCCTCGGACGGCAGGCGACGAACTATACCGGTCGCGTCGTCATAGACGGCGAATTGCTCGCCGACATGTCGGTCGAGCGGGCCAGCCATCTCATCGGCTATTCGGGCGACGAGGCCGAGGTCATCGCCGGGACGATGCGCGACAACATCCTGTTGCCGTTGAGGCGGCGCCGGCCGAACCTCAAATCCGAAGGGCCCGTCTCGACCGAGGAGCATCGCCGTTTCGTCGAGGCGGTTCGCTCGGGCAACTCGCCGTTTCCGTTCGAGGCGGACTGGACGGATTATGAGGGCGTCGGGGTCGCCGATGCAGCCGAGCTCGCGGCGCGGGTGCGCGAGCTGCTCGACGTGTTCGGCTGCACACGGGACGTGTTCGAGCTCGGCCTGGGAGGCAAGGTGATGCCGCCGGTGAGCGAGCAGGCGACCGAGCGCATCATCACCGCCCGGCGCGTCGTCGCGGCGGAGCTGGAGCGCATCAAGCTCGGCGGGCTGATCGAGCCCTTCGTGCTCGATCGCTACAACCGGAACGCCTCGATCGCCGAGAACCTGATCTTCGGAACGCGGACCAGCGCCCGGTTCGACAATGCGACGCTGCTTTTCGAACCCTATGCCCACTCGATCCTCAAGGCGGAGGCCCTCGTCGAGCCGTTGGCCGAAATGGGCGGGCGGATCGTCGCCACGGTCGTCGAGATCTTTGCCGGCCTGCCCCAGGGCCATGCGCTGTTCGAACGCTATTCCTTTGGGGAGAACTTCGATTTCGAGCGCCTGAACGAATTGGCGGATATCCTGGCCAAGCACGATATGCGGAGCCCGCTTGACCAGGAGACGGAGCGTGACCTGGTGGCGCTGGCGCTCGGCTATATCGAGCCGAAGCACCGGTTGAACCAGATCGACGAACGGCTCGAGCGCCGCATCCTCAGGGCGCGCGAAAGCTTCCGCAAGCATCTGCCGGCGGATGCCGCTGCCGATGTGGATTTCTATGCTCCGGACAAGGTCATGCTCGGCGCGAGCGTCCGCGACAACCTGATGTTCGGCCGCATCGGCTACGGCATTCCCGATGCCGGCCGCAAGGTGGCGGAGATCGTGCTGCAGGCGCTGGAGCGCTCGGGGCTCGGGGAGGCGCTCTATCGTCTCGGGCTGGATACCGAGAGCGGCATCCGCGGGCGTTATCTGCCGACGCGGCTGCTGCACGCCATTCCCCTGGTTCAGGCCCTGGTCAAGGCGCCGCAGATCGCCGTTCTCGACATCTCGGCCCTGCTGGCGATCTCCGACGAGCCGGAGAAGATCGTCGCCCGGCTGCGGAGCTATTGCGCTGGAATGACGCTGTTTCTTCTGTTGGGAGATGCTACTCTCGTCGAGGATGTTCCGATGCAGGTCGTGTTCCACGGCGCGACCGGCACGGTCGAAGCGGGTGGGGCGCCCGAGGCTGCCAACGATGCCGACGACCTGGCATCGCGCTTCGCGGATGCCCGGCGAATGGAGGCGCGATCATGA
- a CDS encoding ABC transporter substrate-binding protein, translated as MTSRHPKTTRRGALLLGTAALAATALPRRPLAQQNPPAPIDSRFFADKVAAGSLPPVAQRLPAPPRIIELEKLGRTPGRHGGNIRMLMGDQRDVRMMTLYGYTRLMVYDDNLELVPDVLESCEVQDGRIFTLRLRAGHRWSDGSPFTTEDFRYWWEDIANNQRLSPGGPPQALLAGGNAPLFEVLSPTEVRYSWDAPNPIFLPALAGAQPTYIFMPSAYLKQFHERHAAKHELAQRIKENRVRDWGALHERLSRMYRPENPKLPTLEPWRNTTPLPAEQFVFERNAFFHRVDEKGRQLPYADQVTLTIGTSSLIPAKAAAGEADLQARYLRFDNYTFLKEASKRMNFEVKLWKRAEGAYFSLMPNLNAIDPVWRDLNRDVRYRRAISVAINRADVNKVIFFGLARESGNTALPESPLYDATLASLWTQHDPALANRLLDEIGLTKRDDDGVRLLSDGRRLEFTIETAGENTEETDILDLLKQDFFNVGMKIYPRSTQRDVFRRRIVAGQTVMSAWAGMDNALVTSDMEPDALAPTSSAQFQWPRWGQFIESSGREGERPAVPEANELVRLYEEWRMSSTRDQRRAIWRKMLVINAEQVFTIGVINSTLQPIVVSRDLRNVPDKGLYSFEPGAFIGRYMPDTFWFDRPETDRQATKG; from the coding sequence ATGACCTCGCGCCATCCGAAGACGACGCGCCGCGGCGCCTTGCTCCTGGGTACGGCCGCCCTGGCCGCGACCGCGCTGCCGCGCCGCCCGCTCGCCCAGCAGAACCCGCCCGCGCCGATCGACAGCCGCTTCTTCGCCGACAAGGTCGCGGCCGGCTCGCTGCCGCCGGTGGCGCAGCGCCTGCCCGCCCCTCCCCGCATCATCGAGCTTGAAAAGCTCGGGCGCACCCCGGGCCGCCACGGCGGCAACATCCGCATGCTGATGGGCGACCAGCGCGACGTCCGGATGATGACGCTCTACGGCTATACGCGCCTGATGGTCTACGACGACAATCTCGAGCTGGTGCCGGACGTGCTCGAGAGCTGCGAAGTCCAGGACGGCCGTATCTTCACGCTGCGCCTGCGCGCCGGGCACCGCTGGTCCGACGGCTCGCCCTTCACCACCGAGGATTTCCGCTATTGGTGGGAAGATATCGCCAACAACCAGCGCCTCTCGCCCGGCGGCCCGCCGCAGGCATTGCTCGCGGGCGGCAACGCGCCTCTCTTCGAGGTGCTGAGCCCCACCGAAGTCCGCTACAGCTGGGATGCGCCCAACCCGATCTTTCTGCCGGCCCTGGCAGGGGCACAGCCTACCTACATCTTCATGCCCTCGGCCTATCTCAAGCAGTTCCATGAGCGCCATGCGGCCAAGCACGAGCTGGCCCAGCGGATCAAGGAGAACCGCGTCCGCGACTGGGGCGCGCTGCACGAACGCCTGTCGCGCATGTATCGGCCGGAGAACCCAAAGCTGCCGACGCTGGAGCCCTGGCGCAACACCACGCCGCTGCCGGCCGAGCAGTTCGTCTTCGAGCGCAACGCCTTCTTCCATCGCGTCGACGAGAAGGGACGGCAACTGCCCTATGCCGATCAGGTCACGCTGACGATTGGGACGAGTTCGCTGATCCCGGCCAAGGCCGCCGCCGGAGAGGCCGATTTGCAGGCCCGCTATCTCCGCTTCGACAACTACACCTTCCTGAAGGAGGCCTCGAAACGGATGAACTTCGAGGTCAAGCTCTGGAAGCGGGCAGAGGGCGCCTATTTCTCCCTGATGCCGAACCTGAACGCCATCGACCCGGTCTGGCGCGACCTCAACCGCGATGTCCGCTATCGCCGCGCCATCTCGGTCGCGATCAACCGGGCGGACGTCAACAAGGTCATCTTCTTCGGGCTTGCGAGGGAGAGCGGCAACACGGCCCTGCCCGAGAGCCCGCTCTACGACGCCACTCTCGCCTCGCTCTGGACCCAGCACGATCCGGCGCTGGCAAACCGGCTTCTCGACGAGATCGGCCTGACGAAGCGCGACGACGACGGCGTGCGCCTGCTCTCGGACGGCCGCAGGCTCGAATTCACCATCGAGACGGCAGGCGAGAACACCGAGGAGACCGACATCCTCGATCTGCTCAAGCAGGACTTCTTCAATGTCGGCATGAAGATCTATCCGCGCTCCACCCAGCGCGACGTCTTCCGCCGCCGCATCGTCGCCGGCCAGACCGTGATGTCGGCCTGGGCCGGCATGGACAACGCCCTCGTCACCTCGGACATGGAGCCCGACGCGCTGGCTCCGACATCCTCGGCGCAGTTCCAGTGGCCGCGCTGGGGGCAGTTCATCGAGAGCAGCGGCCGCGAGGGCGAACGGCCGGCCGTGCCCGAAGCGAACGAGCTGGTGCGGCTCTACGAGGAATGGCGCATGAGCTCGACGCGCGACCAGCGCCGCGCGATCTGGCGCAAGATGCTGGTGATCAACGCCGAGCAGGTGTTTACCATCGGCGTCATCAACAGCACGCTGCAGCCGATCGTCGTCTCCCGCGACCTGCGCAACGTGCCGGACAAAGGTCTCTACAGCTTCGAGCCCGGCGCCTTCATCGGCCGCTACATGCCGGACACCTTCTGGTTCGACCGGCCAGAGACCGATCGGCAAGCGACCAAGGGCTGA
- a CDS encoding ABC transporter permease, whose product MPHAASTAPFEPYATEHMTPEQERVYLASQWQLMWWKFRKHKLAVISAFVILVIYAMAAFAEFLAPYHYTTRNTDFIRAPSQSVHLFHEGSFIGPFVYPYKMQLNMENLKREYEVDDTRPQKLRFFCRGDDSYMFWGMIPGNLRLVCPPKDGTFFFLGSDRLGRDMLSRILYGGRISLSIGLLGVSVSFVLGVIIGGIAGYYGGRVDLVVQRIIEIVQSLPHIPLWLALASIMPPSWSPLVVYFGITIILGLMDWTGLARSVRSKLLSLREEDYVVAAQLMGAKPARIIGLHLVPGFMSHLIASATITIPKTILGETALSFLGLGLRPPITSWGVMLNEAQNINVVALYPWLLYPVVPVIVIILAFNFLGDGLRDAADPYR is encoded by the coding sequence TTGCCGCACGCGGCCTCGACCGCGCCGTTCGAGCCCTATGCCACCGAGCACATGACGCCGGAGCAGGAGCGGGTCTACCTCGCCTCGCAATGGCAGCTGATGTGGTGGAAGTTCCGCAAGCACAAGCTCGCGGTCATCTCCGCCTTTGTCATCCTGGTGATCTACGCGATGGCGGCCTTCGCCGAATTCCTCGCGCCCTATCACTACACGACGCGCAATACCGACTTCATCCGCGCGCCCAGCCAGAGCGTGCATCTCTTCCATGAAGGCAGCTTCATCGGGCCGTTCGTCTACCCGTACAAGATGCAGCTCAACATGGAGAACCTGAAGCGCGAATACGAAGTCGACGACACGCGCCCGCAGAAGCTGCGCTTCTTCTGCCGCGGCGACGACAGCTACATGTTCTGGGGCATGATCCCGGGCAATCTGCGCCTGGTCTGCCCGCCGAAGGACGGCACCTTCTTCTTCCTCGGCTCCGACCGGCTGGGCCGCGACATGCTCTCGCGCATCCTCTATGGCGGGCGGATCTCGCTCTCCATCGGCCTGCTCGGCGTTTCCGTCTCCTTCGTCCTCGGCGTCATCATCGGCGGCATCGCCGGCTATTACGGCGGCCGTGTCGATCTCGTCGTCCAGCGCATCATAGAGATCGTGCAGTCGCTGCCGCATATCCCGCTCTGGCTGGCGCTCGCCTCGATCATGCCGCCGTCATGGAGCCCGCTGGTGGTCTATTTCGGCATCACCATCATCCTCGGCCTGATGGACTGGACGGGACTCGCGCGCTCGGTCCGTTCCAAGCTGCTGTCGCTGCGCGAAGAGGATTATGTCGTCGCCGCCCAGCTGATGGGCGCGAAGCCCGCCCGCATCATCGGCCTGCATCTCGTTCCGGGCTTCATGAGCCATCTCATCGCCTCGGCGACGATCACCATCCCGAAGACCATTCTCGGCGAAACCGCGCTCTCCTTCCTCGGCCTCGGACTCAGGCCCCCGATCACCAGCTGGGGCGTGATGCTCAATGAGGCGCAGAACATCAACGTGGTGGCGCTTTATCCCTGGCTGCTCTATCCGGTCGTGCCCGTGATCGTGATCATCCTCGCCTTCAACTTCCTCGGCGACGGCCTGCGCGATGCAGCCGATCCCTATCGCTGA
- a CDS encoding Crp/Fnr family transcriptional regulator, whose amino-acid sequence MSLETDLSCLRGLPLFRDMPASRLKLVALMGERLHFEAGATLISQKDRLDGVYVILEGEVEFSQPREDGEGRRFQKDAGSITGDVSLLSGQPFIGTVSARTPVLALRIPKDLFFELLHTVPEFSLAVCRDLAERVHRLASVLLREHETV is encoded by the coding sequence ATGAGTCTGGAAACCGATCTCAGCTGCCTGCGCGGCCTGCCGCTGTTTCGCGACATGCCCGCTTCGCGGCTCAAGCTCGTCGCGCTGATGGGCGAAAGACTGCATTTCGAGGCGGGCGCGACGCTGATCAGCCAGAAGGATCGGCTGGACGGCGTCTACGTCATTCTCGAGGGCGAGGTCGAATTCTCGCAGCCGCGCGAGGATGGCGAGGGGCGGCGGTTCCAGAAGGACGCCGGCAGCATCACCGGCGACGTGTCGCTGCTCAGCGGCCAGCCCTTCATCGGCACGGTCAGTGCGCGGACGCCGGTTCTGGCGCTGAGGATTCCGAAGGATCTGTTCTTCGAACTGCTCCACACCGTGCCGGAATTCAGCCTCGCGGTCTGTCGCGACCTGGCCGAGCGCGTCCATCGCCTCGCCAGCGTGCTGCTCCGCGAGCACGAAACCGTTTGA
- a CDS encoding ABC transporter ATP-binding protein: MDILRISDLRIGFTVHGLDREVVKGASLRVPAGKTVALVGESGSGKSVISQAIMGLLPRAGAVTGGEILFRDPLAPETVIDIAALPSEGPEIRALRGGRIGMIFQEPMSSLSPVHTIGNQIEEALQLHRPMPKAEARGLIEAMLKRVGFKNPHRAYGLYSFELSGGLRQRAMLAMALICQPALLIADEPTTALDVTIQAQVLDLMRDLQAEMGMAILLITHDLGVVANMADEVVVIFHGEIMERGPVEDIFRRPRHPYLKALLNASPHFDMQEGERLVALREARARPVAAPRPEARPASDSPPLLRVRNLHKTYVTGSRSFFGKGTLSTVKAVDNVGFDIRRGECLGLVGESGCGKTTVSKIIMRAVTADSGEVIFDDGQERVDVLGLRGEALRDFRPRIQMIFQDPVSSLSPRMTVMNILREPLAIHDRGDSAAQDERVKSLMQDVGLDVRFLNRYPHSFSGGQRQRIGIARALALDPELIICDEPVSALDVSVQAQILNLLKDLQAERGLTFLFISHNLAVVNYMADRIAVMANGHIVELAPRHTLFTRPVHPYTKALLRSVPFADLDRKLDFKLAAPGGASDDSHWGDAFRVGSDASALTHLPLGEGHYVLARPNADVREMVP; this comes from the coding sequence ATGGATATTCTGCGCATCAGTGATCTGCGTATCGGCTTCACCGTTCATGGCCTCGACCGCGAGGTGGTGAAGGGGGCGAGCCTGCGCGTGCCGGCCGGCAAGACGGTCGCGCTGGTGGGCGAGTCCGGCTCCGGCAAATCGGTGATTTCGCAGGCCATCATGGGCCTGCTGCCCCGCGCCGGCGCTGTGACTGGTGGCGAGATCCTGTTCCGCGACCCGCTGGCGCCCGAGACGGTGATCGACATCGCCGCCCTGCCCTCCGAAGGGCCGGAGATCCGGGCGCTGCGCGGTGGACGCATCGGCATGATCTTCCAGGAGCCGATGTCCTCGCTCTCGCCGGTCCACACCATCGGCAACCAGATCGAGGAGGCCCTGCAGCTGCATCGGCCGATGCCGAAGGCCGAGGCGCGCGGGCTGATCGAGGCCATGCTGAAGCGCGTCGGCTTCAAGAATCCGCACCGCGCCTACGGGCTTTATTCCTTCGAGCTGTCGGGCGGCCTGCGCCAGCGCGCCATGCTGGCCATGGCGCTGATCTGCCAGCCGGCGCTGCTGATCGCCGACGAGCCGACCACGGCGCTCGACGTCACCATCCAGGCCCAGGTGCTCGATCTGATGCGCGATCTCCAGGCCGAGATGGGCATGGCGATCCTGCTCATCACCCACGATCTCGGCGTCGTCGCCAACATGGCCGACGAGGTGGTGGTGATCTTCCACGGCGAGATCATGGAGCGCGGCCCGGTCGAGGACATCTTCCGCCGCCCGCGCCACCCCTATCTCAAGGCGCTGCTCAACGCCTCGCCGCATTTTGACATGCAGGAGGGCGAGCGCCTCGTCGCACTGCGCGAGGCCAGGGCCCGGCCCGTGGCGGCCCCTCGCCCGGAGGCTCGGCCGGCTTCCGACAGCCCCCCGCTGCTGCGCGTCCGCAATCTCCACAAGACCTATGTCACCGGCTCGCGCAGTTTCTTCGGCAAGGGCACGCTGAGCACGGTGAAGGCAGTCGACAATGTCGGCTTCGACATCCGCCGCGGCGAGTGTCTCGGGCTGGTAGGGGAAAGCGGCTGCGGCAAGACGACGGTCAGCAAGATCATCATGCGCGCGGTCACCGCCGATTCCGGCGAGGTGATCTTCGACGACGGCCAGGAAAGAGTCGACGTGCTCGGGCTCCGGGGCGAGGCGCTGCGCGACTTCCGCCCGCGCATCCAGATGATCTTCCAGGACCCGGTCTCGTCGCTTTCGCCGCGCATGACGGTGATGAACATCCTGCGCGAACCGCTGGCCATCCACGACCGGGGCGACTCGGCGGCGCAGGACGAGCGCGTCAAGTCGCTGATGCAGGATGTCGGGCTCGATGTCCGCTTCCTGAACCGCTATCCGCATTCCTTCTCCGGCGGCCAGCGCCAGCGCATCGGCATCGCCCGCGCCCTCGCGCTCGATCCGGAACTGATCATCTGCGACGAGCCCGTCTCGGCGCTCGACGTCTCCGTCCAGGCCCAGATCCTCAACCTGCTCAAGGACCTTCAGGCCGAGCGGGGGCTGACCTTCCTGTTCATCTCCCACAATCTCGCTGTGGTGAACTACATGGCGGACCGTATCGCGGTGATGGCCAATGGCCACATCGTCGAGTTGGCGCCGCGCCACACGCTTTTCACCCGCCCCGTCCACCCCTACACCAAGGCGCTGCTGCGCTCGGTGCCCTTCGCCGATCTCGACCGCAAGCTCGACTTCAAGCTCGCCGCCCCGGGCGGTGCCTCCGACGACAGCCATTGGGGCGACGCCTTCCGGGTCGGCTCCGATGCCTCTGCCTTGACACATCTGCCGCTCGGCGAGGGTCATTACGTCCTCGCGCGGCCCAATGCCGATGTCCGGGAGATGGTCCCATGA